The Polaribacter sp. MED152 region AAAAAACGAGTAATTATCTTTAGTCCTCATCCAGATGATGATGTAATATCTATGGGAGGTACTTTTGATAGGTTAGTAACTCAAGGTCATGAAGTACATATTGCCTACCAAACCTCAGGTAATATTGCAGTTTCAGATGAAGAAGCTTTAAAGTTTGCAGAAGTAACACAAACTCTTTGCCCAGATTGTAAAGAAACACAGAGCATTATTAAATTTCTAAAGATTAAAACAGAAAATGATATCGATTCTGAAGAAGTTAGAAATTTAAAAGGCTTTATAAGAAGAAGCGAATCTTTGGCTGCTACCAGGTATTTAGGCTTAGAAGATAATAATGTACATTTTTTAGATCTTCCTTTTTACGAAACTGGTACTATTAAAAAGAAAAATATCTCAGAACAAGATATTAATATCATGTGTAATTTAATTGATGATATAAAACCTCATCAAATTTATGCTGCAGGAGATTTGGCAGATCCTCATGGCACACACAAGGTATGTTTAGATGCTATTTTTGAATCCCTAAACGTGCTAAAGCACCAGACATATATGAACGATTGTTGGGTTTGGTTATACAAAGGTGCTTGGCACGAATGGGAATCTTATCAAATTGATATGGCTGTGCCTATGAGTCCAGATCAAGTACTTAGAAAACGTCATGCCATATTTTTTCATCAATCACAAAAAGATGGAGTGATGTTTCAAGGAAGCGATTCTAGAGAGTTTTGGGTACGTGCAGAAGATAGAAATAGATTAACAGCCAAAAAATATAACGAACTAGGCTTGGCAGATTATGCTGCTATAGAAGCTTTTAAACGTTATCATTTTTAAATAAAAATCAGATGTTTTTGTTCTTGTTCAGTTTTTGAATTGTTGAATTATTAAATCATTGAATTAAGAGCAATTACATTCTGATGATTACCTAAAACTGCAAGTGCACTTTTAGACCATCACCAAAAAATTACATAAAAAGTGAACTTGATTTCAATTAAAATTAAGTTCAACAGCAATCATATGAAAAAATTTATCATTATACTTTTAATTGTACAGTGTTCAAATCTGTTTGTTCAGGCGCAAGATGTGCTCTCAAACAAATACGATTTAATGCCTTGGCCTAAAGAAATTACTGAGTACTCAGACCAATTTACAATAGATCAAAATTTGACCATTGCTATAAATTCAAAAAAATCTGAACGAGTTGATAAAGCTGCTGTTCGTTTTTTAAGAAGGTTGGCTCACAGAACTGGTGTTTTTTTAGATAAAGGCTTTCCTGTTTACAATCAAAAAGGAAATATAAATTTAATTTATGATACTGCAAGTGCTTTAAACTTAAACACAGACGAAAGTTATGTGTTAGAAATATCTAAGTCTAAAATAGATATAACAGCAAAATCTGACGTTGGAATTTTAAGAGGTTTAGAAACCTTATTACAGCTTACACAATTCAACAAAAAAACATATTATTTTCCAAATGTAACCATTAATGATGCTCCAAGATTTGTATGGAGAGGGTTAATGATAGATGTTTCTAGGCATTTTCAGCCTATTGATGTTATTAAAAGAAATTTGGAAGCTATGGCTTCTGTTAAAATGAACGTATTTCACTGGCATTTAACAGACGATCAAGGGTTTAGAATAGAATCTAAGGTATATCCAAAATTACAGGAGTTTGCTTCTGATGGTCTTTTTTATACCCAAAATCAAATTAAAGATGTTGTCGCTTTTGCCAACAATTTAGGAATTAGAGTAATACCAGAAATTGATGTTCCTGGACATGCATCTGCAATTTTAACAGCTTATCCTGAGTTAGGCAGTAAAGACAACTACACCTATTCTATAGAGCGTTTTGCTGGTGTTTTTGATCCAACTTTAGATCCTTCAAAAGAAATTACCTATACATTTTTAGAAAATTTATTTACAGAAATTACACCCCTATTTCCTGATGAATATTTTCATATTGGTGGTGATGAAAATGAAGGAAAACATTGGAGTGAAAATGAAGAAATTAAAAAGTTTAAAGAAAAACATCAACTTAAAAACAACCACGAACTACAAACTCATTTTAACATCCGATTAGAAAAAATTCTAAATAAACTAGGTAAAAAATTAATGGGTTGGGATGAAATTTTAACCCCTAACATGCCAACCACAGCAGTTATACATTCTTGGCGTGGAGAAA contains the following coding sequences:
- a CDS encoding beta-N-acetylhexosaminidase, with amino-acid sequence MKKFIIILLIVQCSNLFVQAQDVLSNKYDLMPWPKEITEYSDQFTIDQNLTIAINSKKSERVDKAAVRFLRRLAHRTGVFLDKGFPVYNQKGNINLIYDTASALNLNTDESYVLEISKSKIDITAKSDVGILRGLETLLQLTQFNKKTYYFPNVTINDAPRFVWRGLMIDVSRHFQPIDVIKRNLEAMASVKMNVFHWHLTDDQGFRIESKVYPKLQEFASDGLFYTQNQIKDVVAFANNLGIRVIPEIDVPGHASAILTAYPELGSKDNYTYSIERFAGVFDPTLDPSKEITYTFLENLFTEITPLFPDEYFHIGGDENEGKHWSENEEIKKFKEKHQLKNNHELQTHFNIRLEKILNKLGKKLMGWDEILTPNMPTTAVIHSWRGENEGVANGGSLIEAAKKGYQTVLSNGFYIDRMLSVEHHYAVDPIGDIKLSKEELSKILGGEATMWSELVTPQTIDSRIWPRTAAIAERLWSTKDVKDIDNMKKRLSVISYQLEELGLTHIKNRDVILRSISHNQDISSLEDLVKICEPLKIYARNKDGIEYKTYSSFSLFADACTADAIDATTFNKKVANFLKVQNRLNTANILAFLEKWAKNYDTFSQLEKNPKVSVLEDLSKNLSIASTILKQAIENKKINNDNLLVLQNAIAYLKLPVADTEVVIVTALEQLEKHCKENYKK